The Fusobacterium pseudoperiodonticum DNA window ATCTAAAGGTAGGTAAGCTAGAAAATACAGCTTCTGCGATAGGTACAACTGAAAATGGAAAACTATCAATAGATGAGTATGTAGGACATAACTTAGAAAATGTAGATAAGTTAAAAACAGCAGGAGGTTCAGTAGGAGTATCAACTTCTGGAATAACAAGTATAGGAGTAAATTATTCTGATAAAAAACAAGAAGGGATAACAAAGAATACAGTAATAGGTAATGTAGAAATAGGAAAATCTTCTGGAGATGCAATAAATAAAGATTTAGATACAATGACAGAGATAACAGAAGATAGAGATTTTAAAACAAATATCAATGTAGAATCTCAAACAATTAACTATATAAAAAATCCTGAAAAGTTTAAGGAAGATTTACAAAAAGCTAAAAATGAAATATATGATATTTACCATGCAGTAGATAGTACAGTAAATTTACAAGGCGAAGAAACAAGAAGTCCAATAGAACAACTTGGAGAAGTAAGACAGGCTAAGGTAATATATAATCTAATAGATTCAAGATTACAAGAAGCAGAAAATCAGGAAGATATTGCAAAAATCTTTGAAGGAGCATCGGAAGATTTAGGTTATAGAGTAAAAGTAATTTTTACAGATCCAAGTAACTCTCCACAATTAATTGGAGTAGATGAAAATGGAAATACCTATATAAAAGATGGAACAGCTTATGTAGATAAGAATACAGGAATAGGTTATATTCTAGTAAATACTGAATCACCAGCTAATAGTACTAAGGCAGGAGTAATAGGAACAATAGCTGAAGAGCAAAGCCATGTAATAGGAAAGAAAGAAGGAAGACAAAAAGTAGTTCCAGATGGAAGTGAAAAAGGTTTAGAAAGTTTAGGAAGACCAACAAATGATTACTTTAAGAAACAATATAGTAAAAATGATAAAGCCATAGACTTAAAGAGTGATGGAAAAGATTATTCTAATGTTGATTTTGGAGAAAATGTTGGGGATAAAACGATAGAAAATCCTTTAGAATTATATGATAAAAAATATACAACTGCTGATGAAAGAAAAGAAGTTGAAAAAATATTATCAGAAGAAAAAGGAGAAGATTATCTAGTGGATTGGGAATTATATAATGAATCTTTGGAAAGAGATTATAGAGCTGAAATAAATTATTTTGTTTCTCAAGCTAAAAATAGGGTTAATAAATTATCAGAAATAGAAAAAGGGAACTTTGAAGAAGTTCCTCCAAAAGAGTCTGTTTTTCATAACTTTATTAATACTAAGGAGGGTATAAAGGTTGTCATAAATAAATCATTAATAAATACCAAAAAAGTTGATTATGATACTGGAAAAGAAGTTGTTATATCTAAAAGTAATAAAATAGTAAAAGATTATATGAATCAAGGAACTTCAAATAATTTTACTTATGGGCTTAATAACAAGCCTAAATCTGATGAAGGTAAATTTGATAAGGTACTTCATGGGTTAGTTGATGTAGGAAATTATATATCTAAGGGAACCGGAGTTACAGATAAAACCACTGTATTAGAAAGAGTAAATATGACTTTTTTAGGGTATTTAGTTTCAGAGAATTATGATGAACTTGAAAAATGGGCTGGTAAGAATAATTATGATGCTATTGGCTATAAGGAATACTTTGAATATAAGATATATAAATTTAATATAAATTCTTACAAAAATTTACGTAGAAATATGTACAAATAATATTAGATATGAAAATTTATAAGTACTTTAAGATGGATGTGATAATTTATGAAAAAAGTATTAATAATCTTAATAGGAATTTTGATATTTTTTTTAAATATGTGTATAAGATATATTCCTGAAAATCATTATATATTACTTGATGATAAAAAAATATCAGTAGAAAAAGAAGATAAAATAATAAGTGATAATAATCTAAAAAATGTTAGATTACTTTCAGATGCTACTATATTATTTGAATTTTATAATATTCCAAATAATTTAGTTTTAGAAAGAGTAGAATTATTTTATCAAAGTAAAATGGTAGGAAGTATAGATATAAATGAAAAAATAAATAATTTAGAAAATTGTGGAGATGGTTATTTTGATGAATTAGGAAGAAAAGTAAGTAATAAAGGTTATTTGTTAGAAAAAGATTTCTTTAGAATTATGGGAGAAGAGTATGAAAAGTATAATATAACTTATCCAAATAGCAAATTTGAACTTATTATTTATTTAAGAAATTTAAATACAAATGAAGTTTTTAAATTAAATAGAAGCTTTTCTCTTTATTTTGAAAAAAAAGGATATGAGTTTTTTATTTTAAGTGTATAAAGAAATCTAAGAGCTCAAAGATGGAGTACAAGTTTCTATAATGTAATAGGTTCAAGAGTTGAAGAACTAGCTAGACAGTTTAAAGCTGGAACAATTAATGAAGAAGACTTAAAAGAAGCATTGAGAGCTATAGTAAAGGGTTATGGAAAAGATATAGGAATAGACTTTGATGTAGTATACTTAGATGAAAAAACTATGCCAAAAGATTCAGAAGGAAGTACAGGTTCATCCTATATAGTAGATAGAAAAAATAGGAAAGTATTAATACCAATAGATGTAAATAAAATAGAAGATATAAAGGAATTGTTAGGAACTACTACAGAAGAAGTAGCCCATGGAAAAGATGCCTTAGAAGGAAGACAAGATAAAAAAGTAGCAGAAGATAAGTCAAATGATGAAGAAGGCTTAGAAACTTTAGGAAGACCAGCAAATGAATATGTAAAGAAAAGATTTGGAGAAGATAATAATAGTAAGATAAAGCTAACAACAGATGGAATAGATTTAAGTAATGCTGATGTTGGAGAAAAGGTTGGAGATTGGGGACCAGATGATGATCATCAAGTAAGTAGCTCAAAAACTTATAAAACAGATAATGGAGCTTTTAAAGTAATAGCTAAACCTAAAAAAGGAGAAACAGAAGGAGAAGCTATTATAAATGGTCGTTATAAGATAGAGTACACAGATGCTTATAAGTATTCAAAAGAAGGTAATAATTCAAGGATAATTGAAGAATTATCTAAGGAAACAAAAATAAAAAGTCAAAAAGATCCATACTACAACTATATTGTAACAGTAAGTAGAGAAGAAGGAATAAATATATTAGCAGTTCCTAAACCTAAATCTTGGAAAGAAAATCAATCAAATGATTTTCATGAAGCTGTTGCAGATATTGCAAAATCTACTAAAAAAGTTAAAGGAAATTGGAAAAATGGAAAATATTTTAGTGCTATAGGAAATGTAGTTATAAGTGTATTAAATGTCCCTAATTTACTACAAACAGGAATAGGAACAACTACAGCTCAAAAACTATACAAATTTACTCCAGGAGAAGTACAATACGGTAAAGTAGAAGATATTCTAGTAAGAAGAGCAAAAGCAGAAGAAAATGCAAAACAATTAATAGATAA harbors:
- a CDS encoding AHH domain-containing protein, translated to MRAIVKGYGKDIGIDFDVVYLDEKTMPKDSEGSTGSSYIVDRKNRKVLIPIDVNKIEDIKELLGTTTEEVAHGKDALEGRQDKKVAEDKSNDEEGLETLGRPANEYVKKRFGEDNNSKIKLTTDGIDLSNADVGEKVGDWGPDDDHQVSSSKTYKTDNGAFKVIAKPKKGETEGEAIINGRYKIEYTDAYKYSKEGNNSRIIEELSKETKIKSQKDPYYNYIVTVSREEGINILAVPKPKSWKENQSNDFHEAVADIAKSTKKVKGNWKNGKYFSAIGNVVISVLNVPNLLQTGIGTTTAQKLYKFTPGEVQYGKVEDILVRRAKAEENAKQLIDNSVSAIASVAVPNKIGGGKIEIEFPKPVQAVTATGEAVVVTGTGVISFPVPAAKLGGSKAMLIASSVGGSLKDSEKNNTKVKNDIDNYKGAEKQATATKTKKDLAREQKANELIQNGKTKEAEKLKEMIWKTNSKKLDDELLKAGVVKPDYKCAAHHIVTDKMEDVVEIFKEYNIDINSAANGVYLPSRGAKLSEVGKEAIHIGATSDEYRRNLTKRIVDFVEELDKTNLSKGAKKNKILEKINEVRNELLTGKLKINDAKLKN